DNA sequence from the Xenopus tropicalis strain Nigerian chromosome 4, UCB_Xtro_10.0, whole genome shotgun sequence genome:
TGGAGTACTATATGTGCCACAGTCTAATAAATATCCAAAGTAGTTAACTGGATCAGGACAATGGGGTTGctatttatttgtttatcatTTCACTTAATTTATTTAGGTTGCTGCAACTAATGTAAAAGTCTGTACTTTGGTTGAAAGCAGAGAACATATTCCTCTTGGTCATAATTGAAGAATAGCACAAGGACTGGCACTGAAcccaatttattttttgtaataaactcCACAAATGGATGGCCAGATGACGATACATGCTCAGAGCTGGTTGGGTAATTTAGCCATTTTTGACCATATTGCACACctatgtggccatacatggtgcgTTTGGGCAGTTTTGTGAACTCTGCAGATTACAGTTAGTTGATCGTGGGAAGCAAAGCATAATTAGGATTATGTATAATTTATTGGCTAGACCACACCTTGAATATTTAGTACATTTTGGGTATCTTCAAAGGCTAAAATAGGAATTTGAAAGAATGCAATGACTGCCACCCATATTCATGCACAGTATGTATGCTGTAAAGTATgtgtatacatgtattttttcaatttttaacatgataaaatattttatttacataagaGTTCTTTATACTAATGGCCAGCTCCTTTATTTCTAGGCTTATGTCGTGTTGGGTCAGTTTCTCGTTTTGAAGAAGGATGAAGAGCTTTTCAAGGATTGGCTGAAGGATACTTGTTCCGCCAATGCCAAGCAGTCTAGAGATTGCTTTGGCTGCCTAAAAGAATGGTGCGATGCCTTTTTGTAAAGTAGTATCTCTCCTCTTTGTGATGCCTTTGCAAAGCCAGCTCCAGAGAGAACCCCCAAGTCACAGCTAAAGCCACAGAAATTTGCCAGATGCATCATTATCCTGAAGGCCAAGAAACTTGCCCACTTTTGAGAGAATTCCATTGGactaaaaaaaagaaacctaTGGGCATAtgaagaattttaaaaataacaaaacagacAATCCATGattaaccacaaataaaataatccACATATTGATCCCACAAGATGATTCGTTTTGATGCATAATAGCCACGGCCGCAATATTTGCTATTGTGTACGTTTAGTTTTATGGGAATTTCAGTggcatgtttttatttattttaaatacactAAAATGCAACATGTTCTGTTTTTATCTTTAACATCTGCTTTCCTTCCCTATATGATTATATAAAATAGGAAATTGCTTTGTGAGATCTGGCCCTTATTATATAGGTTGTAGCAAAACCATTGCTACCTCGCTCACTGTGTTCCTACCCAGCTGCAGGAAATGCTGTAGTCCTCAGTAGCTCTTAAGTGCATAGACATTTGTACAATTGTTGCATGTGGATGTACAGTGTTACTGCTTAGTAGTATCTGTAAGAATTTACTAGGGAATTATTCAGATAATATTGTGGGTTTGGCAACCACTGTTACAGGCTATGCAGCAGTGCGCTGGTTTCTCATGTTGTTTTTTATGTAATTCTCAAATACTTTCATGTTGAAATACTTCCTTTATACCTGTCCATTTGTCCAAGTATTTTcaggctttgttttttttttttttttcaaaaataaatttttgcatCTGTTTTCAGGTTTGCTCATTTCTAAAAATGAATTTGATAGATGTTATGTCTTTTAAAATATGCCCAATGCCATAAGAGCACCCCGGACCCAAATGACCTTGCAAACCTTACGTCAAGACCTAACTTCTTTCCTATATCAAAAAGCTGAGAAGTCACTTTGGTGAATGCAACATAAATTTTTCAGACTTAAGGACAAACCAGACCACCTATTAGCTTTGTCAAGTACAAGGATTTCAGCCCATTTTAGCTCTCaagaaaacattgtttaaaaatccCCCAGATATCCTAAATACATTCCATGAATTTTATGCTCAACTATATGACTTTGTACCTCAAGAATAGTGTAGACAAAGATTCCCTTTTAGCACAAGTCTCATTCTCCAAATTAACCTCCAAGGAAAACTCCTGTCTTAACTCTCCTACTACTACAGAAGAAATAGAAGTAGCAATTCGTCAGATGAAAAATACCTCATCCCCAGGCCCAGATGGCTTTCCCCCTTCCTGTTATAAAAAGTATAGGACCCTACTACTACCCAATATGTATATTGTTTAATGAAATGCTACACCGCAGGTTATTTGCAGATCTCTCAATATTCCCCAAACCTTATAGAGACTTAACATGCATGCAGAATTATCGCCCAATCTCAGTTCTTAATGTAGACATTTGCATTTTCTCTAAGATCCTAGCTGCCCGCCTTAACTCATTCCTGCCCTGTCTAATTTACTCTGACCAGACAGGTTTCATCCGTGGTAGACAAACTACAGATGCTACTCGTAGGCTAATTAACATAATAGCAGATGCTAACAGTACTAAATCCCCTTTACTGCTTCTTTTATTAGATATACATAAGGCATTTCATTCATTATCCTGTCCATACCTCTTTCACGTGCTCCCTAAATATAATATAGCTTTGCTTAACACAGGGTTTGGCAGCTGCACATCATTTAAGTCACAACACACAGTGGTTATTTTGGTAAACATTCAAAATCAATGCTTTCCATCTCTTCTACTGAGGAAGACATAGAGGAATGTTCCAGGCAACACCATGGCAGAAGGAATGTGGGATGCCACCTGTATTCATTTGGTTGTGTGGGACCCTGCAGATTTAGGACATTTGGGGTCTTTGTGGGTAAAGTGATCATCTCTCTAATGGTTACCTGGGTGTGTTAAATTCTGCAATTCCATTTTGGTGCTGTGTTTGCATAGTAAAAGATAGTGTTAAAGCACAAACCACATTTATTTGGATGATTTATgaacaaaaaaacaatgtattcaACACCCTGGGATTTAGCTATGAGAGACAAAGTGAGAGACAAATAGACAAAAGTGTAAAAAAgtaatcttttcttttttccatgaTAGATGCTCATGAATAGAAAC
Encoded proteins:
- the banf1 gene encoding barrier-to-autointegration factor; this translates as MSSTSQKHRDFVAEPMGEKPVQCLAGIGETLGHRLEEKGFDKAYVVLGQFLVLKKDEELFKDWLKDTCSANAKQSRDCFGCLKEWCDAFL